The window ATTTACTGGGGCTGTGTGCAACAGACGCTGGAGCAGGGTTTTAATATTGCACGTAATGCCGCTCTGCTGGCCGGATTACCGATTGAAGTCGGCGCCGTCACTGTGAACCGTCTGTGTGGTTCTTCAATGCAGGCGCTGCACGATGCCAGCCGTGCGATCATGGCCGGCGATGCTGACATTTGTCTGGTCGGCGGCGTGGAACACATGGGCCACGTGCCGATGACTCATGGCGTTGATTTTCATCCCGGCTTATCGAAACAGGTCGCCAAAGCCGCCGGTATGATGGGCCTGACGGCAGAGATGCTGGGTAAACTGCACAGTATCAGCCGCGAGCAACAGGATGCCTTTGCCGCCCGCTCCCACCAGCGCGCCCACGCAGCAACACTGGAAGGCCGCTTTACTAATGAAATTCTGCCAACCGAAGGACATGCACCAGACGGCACCCTGTTCATGCTCGACAGTGATGAAGTGATTCGTGCGGAAACAACAACCGCCAGTCTGGCCGAGTTACGCCCTGTGTTTGACCCGGCCAATGGCACAGTGACGGCCGGCACCTCTTCGGCGTTGTCGGATGGCGCCTCGGCGATGCTTATCATGAGTGAGGACAAAGCGATAGAGCTGGGACTGACCATCCGTGCCCGGGTCAAGTCCATGGCTGTCGCCGGCTGCGATCCATCCATCATGGGCTACGGCCCGGTACCGGCGACCAAAAAAGCGCTGCAACGTGCCGGACTCAGCATGCAGGACATCGATGTAGTGGAGCTTAATGAAGCTTTTGCTGCCCAGGCGCTGCCCTGCGCTAAAGATCTCGGACTGCTGGACCAGATGGAGAGCAAGGTCAACCTCAATGGCGGTGCTATAGCTCTCGGCCACCCGCTGGGTTGCTCCGGTACCCGTATTTCAACCACACTGATTAATCTGATGGAAGCCAACAACGCCAAATATGGTCTGGCGACTATGTGCATCGGGCTTGGTCAGGGGATTGCGACGATTTTTGAACGCCCGTAATACCTGACACAGCCATCACGCACGGTATTGTGATCAGTATGATAACCACAGCCCCGCCAGAGCGGGGCTGTTGATTGCCAGCGGCGGATTAATACGCCTGCAGCCAGTCGCGGTAAAGCTGCTCACTGCTGCCGAGATAATCGACCATCCAGCCAATCAGTTTGTGGTTGTCCTCTTTACGCCACACCAGACAGCACTGACTGAGTGGCTTATGATCCGTCAAATCACGCTCCACCAGCTCACCGCTGGCGAGCAGGCCCTGCGCCATATGGCGCGGCATATAGCCCACTCCCAGCCCGTTTTTAAGACATTCGATTGCACTATGCCAGTTGGGCAGCAACAGTCGGCGCTGCTGCGGATAATGGCTGGTATGTCGTTTGGGTAGCACATTAGACGTGTCATCAAGGCAAATCGCGGCAAACTGACTGACAAAGGCCTCACTCAGCTCCGGCTCACAGGCACAAGGATGGTCCCTGGCAACGACAAACGCCCAATCGAGCACGCCCATATCACGCACTTCAAAATCGCCCCCGACCGGCACGGCAGAAGTCGCGCCGATCACCACATCTGCCCGCCCTTGGGCAATCGCTTCCCAGGATCCATTAAAGACTTCCATGTTGATCTGCAGCTCAGCAAATTCAAAGCGGCGATAAAACTCTTCGATCATGGCTTTAAGCGGATCCAACTTAACCACGTTATCCAGCGTGACCTTCAGTGTGGTCTGCCAGCCGCGCGCCGCGCGCCGGGTTTGTGCCTTGACCTCTTCCATCTGGCGCAGTAAAAGCCGCGCCTCGGCAATAAACAATTCCCCGGCCGGCGTCAGCTCGACCTTGCGCGGCAGACGCCGGAACAGAACCACTCCCAGTTCGCTCTCGACCTGACGCACCCCGTAGCTGATCGCCGACGGCACTTTATGCAGCTGCTCGGCGGCCGCAGTGAAGCTCCCCAGCCTGGCCACCGTATCGAGCATCTCCAGTGAAGACTTTGCAAACATCACGCCCTACCTTTCAAAAATTTTGATTGATAACTAATAAATTTCGCGTTTCATTTTATCTTAAAGCAAAAATAGAATGGCAGCTTCGATAAATCCTGCATAACAACTCAACAGACAGGATAAATTTCAGTTAATTTTTTTGATGGAAATAAGAATGAAAGTATCGTCATGGCAGCTGTTCTATCTGGCTGCACTTTCTATGCTCGGCTTCGTTGCCACCGACATGTACCTGCCTGCCTTTAAGCTGATGGAGCAGGATTTTGCCACCGGTCCAGAACAGATTGCGCTGTCACTGACGGTCTTCCTGTTCGGGATGGCATCAGGCCAGCTG is drawn from Vibrio sp. CDRSL-10 TSBA and contains these coding sequences:
- the fadA gene encoding acetyl-CoA C-acyltransferase FadA — protein: MKNVVIVDCLRTPMGRSKGGAFRHQRAEDLSAHLMKGLLARNPAVNAHDIEDIYWGCVQQTLEQGFNIARNAALLAGLPIEVGAVTVNRLCGSSMQALHDASRAIMAGDADICLVGGVEHMGHVPMTHGVDFHPGLSKQVAKAAGMMGLTAEMLGKLHSISREQQDAFAARSHQRAHAATLEGRFTNEILPTEGHAPDGTLFMLDSDEVIRAETTTASLAELRPVFDPANGTVTAGTSSALSDGASAMLIMSEDKAIELGLTIRARVKSMAVAGCDPSIMGYGPVPATKKALQRAGLSMQDIDVVELNEAFAAQALPCAKDLGLLDQMESKVNLNGGAIALGHPLGCSGTRISTTLINLMEANNAKYGLATMCIGLGQGIATIFERP
- the punR gene encoding DNA-binding transcriptional activator PunR, which codes for MFAKSSLEMLDTVARLGSFTAAAEQLHKVPSAISYGVRQVESELGVVLFRRLPRKVELTPAGELFIAEARLLLRQMEEVKAQTRRAARGWQTTLKVTLDNVVKLDPLKAMIEEFYRRFEFAELQINMEVFNGSWEAIAQGRADVVIGATSAVPVGGDFEVRDMGVLDWAFVVARDHPCACEPELSEAFVSQFAAICLDDTSNVLPKRHTSHYPQQRRLLLPNWHSAIECLKNGLGVGYMPRHMAQGLLASGELVERDLTDHKPLSQCCLVWRKEDNHKLIGWMVDYLGSSEQLYRDWLQAY